The nucleotide sequence gagtatttgcaaaaaaatcggGTGTGCTGCCGCATGTAGAAAAGGCGCGTGGTTTATATGCACGTTCTGGATCACCGTTGAGAACGCGAACGCTTATACAAGGAAAGGTGGAGGCGGCTACGAAAGCAAAACCAGCGACGCAAAAGGCTGCAACAATTAAATTGGAGCGAGAGGCTAGTGTCAAGAAGCGTAAAGAGTCTATCACGGAAGGAGTTCCAGCAAATGGATTCTCATTGTCAAAGGCATTGTCGCCAATTAAAATGGCAGCTGAAATGCATTCATTACCTCATTCAAAGAGTGAAGAGCAAAAATCAGCAACTATTGCACATTCTTTGTTGGAAGTTGTGGAACAAGCTGTGGATCTTAATGCGAGGGAGAAAGAGGTAGCAAAAATAGCGTCTGAGAAACATGTAAGAGACGACATAACACTTAAAGAATCAAAAAAGGTAGAAACGATGAATGATGAAGGGGAGAATGAGAAAAAAGAGTataatgaaagtaaaaaaagtaataaattgcAGAAGTCACCCCACAAAGAACATCTTAAAGGAAATCAATCTATTAAAAAGTCTAATAAACGGGCTGTGGGTACAAGTGGaacgaaaaaaataactgaGAATAATGATGCGAATTCAAATACAGGTTCTAGTCACAGCAAAAAAGGCACGCCAAGCCCGGGACGAAACTCTAAAAACCGTGACGAAACTTTAAGCTCCCAGAAGGATGTGTGGCCTGTAGCGACAAGTAACACGCAAGCGAGTAATGAGAATAATATCTTGACTTCGAGTGTTAGTTCTAGTCACAGTAGCACACAGACTCTGAGCTTGAGACGAAACTCCAAAAACCTAGACGAAACTCTAACCTCCAaatatgaatttaataaaaagtccAGTGTTTGGGCTGGGGGTACACGTAATGAGAATAGTACAGCATATTCAAGTGCAAGTTCTGATCGCAGTAAAAAACAGACTTCCAGCTCAAAGCGAAACCCCAAGGTCTTAAAAAGTGCTGAAAGTAAAGAAACTGGTGATTCGAAGAAACACACAACTAATGAAGAAGGTGTAAGCCAAAAAATTATCAGTCCTCGCAGTATTACAAGTCTTAATAAAACTCGAAACTTAGCAATCGAGGGACGTTTTAGTATGAGCCCAACCAAAAGAGAAACTCCAAATTACGCGAACAATTCAGGACAACACAACCATTGGACGCATTCGAGTCAAGAGAACACGGAGCAATCTAGAAAAAATAGCCcgatgaatataaatattaggCAGGataattctaaaaatttggaaaacctTAGTccaattccaaaacaaaaacataatctTAAAAACGAGCATTATAAAGATGAGGTTCAAAGCATGAGAAATAATAGTACGCTTCAGAATGATACGAAAGCAAAGCAAAAGAGTAACAGTAATAATAGAAGCCATTCGAGTTTGTCGCAAAATAACTGGATTAGTTCAAGCAGAAGGAATAGTAAAGTTGAACTTTCAAATGTTGGTAACCGTTCAGAAAATCATGAAGACATAAGCACCATAAAGCGAAAAAGCCCCAGTCCCAGAAAACATAATAAATCAAGTACTTACCTTGTGAAGGATATTACTGCTGCAACGatgaaaaatgatgaaaataagTTAGACGTtgggaaaacaaaaaagttgaacaCCCATATAAATTGTGGCAAAAATCACAGTTCAAATAACACTGGAGACAATAATGGGCCTCATGTAAATAGCGAGTATGGAAATGAAACTACTTCAAAAGCAGGCAACAATATATTGAGTAGTGGAACTATAAGTGACTCCAAACAAGAAAGATTGAACCATGCAGGGCAAGGAAAAGTTAATAGAAATATCAGTGATGATATCAAAATGATTCAATGTCAAAATCAGGAGCAGAATGTCACCGAACATAAATTACAACGTTCCACAAATTCAGCTAATAATCAAGCAGATAATGACAATGAAAGAAATAATCATGTGATTAATGGTCAAGGTGAATCAAACGCTAATAATTTAACACACCAGCAAATCGTTACTCCCACCAACAAATCAACAAAGACCACTGACCAGACGAATTCTCCAAGTCATAACTCTCTCAATAGTTCACCATCGAAATCATCAAAGTCTTCCACAAGTATTGTCATAGGTACAAATTTATCAACACCCGTAACTGAAGATAACTGTGAAGAGCCACTGAGTGATCAACTATCGGCAGCACTAGCACAACTCGAGCAATTCAACGAATCAATAGATGAGAACATTTTTTCCCGCAACAGTTGCAGTGTGGAAGAAAAGTCTCAAGCCGATTTATACGAATCATCATGCACCGATCCCGAAAATAGATCTCGAACCGATTGGGAAGACACAATGAACACCGACATGAATACGAGTTCTCTTTCGATTGGGGATACCTATTCTTCTACCTCCTCTGTAGAAGACTTACTCAATGCGCTATCACCGCAAACTGCCTACCTCAATCTGGGACGAAGCACAACAATGATGACGCTACGTTCCACTACGCCGATATTCAGTGCTTCCTGCTCCTTTCGTAGCACGCCGCGTGGTTCGCCAAATAGACGATCTCACAAGAATTATTCGACATGTAGCGGTTATCAGATGGATAAAGTGCCTTTCGTTGACGAATTCAGTTCGGTTGCGCGAAGTCGGTTGCCCCAACTGCCAGTTAGCCCTTATAAAGTCCGCGCACGCTGTGCTGTGTGCTACAATAAATATGTGATAAAGTAACGAACTTCTAAGAGAAATATaagaataaatgaagaaaaacagttTAGCTGTCTATTTTGGCTCTTTTTTCATACTATCCGTGGGACTAAATTGAGTGACACTTAGGCGTGGAGGGATATTTgacttgaatattttaaaattctggATGATATTTCTTTAAACACTGTTGCTATGAAAAAACTTGTGCTAAAGAATGCCGATAGGCAGTAACTGGTAGAGTTTTAGATGCCTAAATCCAAGGTTAAGTTTTTGAGTTTCAAGCAACGGCATTTCGAATATTGAAGTGTATTTCATGCTAAACTAACACCAATAAGAAATGTTGGCTCTAGTCACAATCTCCTTTGATAACCCACCTGCTTTTAAATCCTTAAAAGGTGCACGTAATACCACCTCCGCGAAAGTAGGAATGGAATGCCGGTGGTCCATTTGAGAGAAgatttatacataaataaataaatagcccaAACTTAGGAGTTATAATGAACCGTTTAGTCTTTAGAAGCGagttttaaagttattgttggtCTGACTGGGAGTTATTTCTGATGGtcctaatttatttttatatctcaTATTCATATGGATTTGAGGTAAgtagttcattttttatatttgttgtgATTCCTCGCTAATTTCAACAGGTAATTAATAGCAGGAATATATGATATTGGAAACCCATTTACGATGAAATAAGAATACACACCAACTTAAGTCCATTAAAACCAATTTTGTTGGCTGTGTGGCATCTCGACCAGCCTTGCTGTAAGACACATCATCAATATCCATACCATCAAgaacattttagtaaaaaagagtTTGAGCTTGCTGTTAAATTTTAGAATCAAATCTTCTTGATGGCATCGctaaaaaataaggtgaaaaaAAGATAATACTCACTTGCAATTTATAGTACTTGAACTTTTgtaaaccaaaaagaaaaaatcgttaagCTTAACAAACAACCGCTCACTGCATAATCATGGTGAGGGAAATattagaccgttaaccggctctcagcgaatttgacaggaTGAGCTGAAGTACTATgaatcggtttgtttacgaaaaaaaactgagattactggtgatatacaaaaaaatcaacttcGGTAGCAACGTCACCGTGTACCCGACAACAGAATTCTGTCCGCTCTATTCACGTGTATTCGAGGACGAGTGTGGGTTCAGTAATGATAAAATACAAGATtgtgccttccgaattcgctgtgacgTCATGTCCCGaggatatacaaataaaaatagattCAAGAAAAAATGCTTGCGAGGAGGATAGATTACCAAGTTTGGcgaatggtgaaaaacaaaattgtgccagcaacttcggctgccacgtcaccggCTACTCGGCACCCGAACTctgccaagaatgatagaataagcGATAGTgctttccgaattcgctgtgggGAATTACTTATTTGTGAAGAGAAAGAGTAGACGAAAGCAATAGGAACcagcaaatgtaaaaaaattatagtcacatacacacactttcttgccacgcTATCATTGgtatgaaaatgcaaaaaaattgcatttgaagatctttttataatgttttcacaatttaacacgcggaaCTTCGTTTTAATTAGCTTATTTAGTTTAAATGTCACACATTATAATATCGCCAAACCATTTACTGAATTTTcgcaaacatgtaatttctcctcttttgattgttttgtattattatggtGACTGACGTCAGATTTgtcaaaattgcgaaaaatatattaactgtTTTGGGAAGACGCCACCTGCTGTATTCAATTCGCCCTgggttacgtcagccaattaGCGGATTTTTCatattcgctgagagccggttaacggcctGATATTGGCTACATCTTCTGAATTTTCTTCACCATAGGTGTGTACTTACTTAAGTGACTAActgtataagaaaaaaaaacacaagctCGTTTCAATCTCATTTATTGTAatagatttttcaatttatcaTTTGATTACACAAATTGTAGTTTTTGTATTGCTTTCCCAATAATACTAATTATGCCTTATACGAAATGtacacatttataaaatacacacatatacacacatacaatcattaatattatttttataacatattaTTGTGAGGGTTCTGTTTTGGTTCTTCTTTTATTGTTTCCTTTCTATAATGAATACAAAGTAGTTCTTCATAAGTACATTGCTTGTGTTTTGCTTTGATGTGtagtatttcattattatttttgtttctgcttACAAGTTATTCGTGTATTTAAGCAATAATACACATGAACAAGAAACACCGTTAAACTACGTGTTCCGGAAACTCTAGTTGCGcaaaaaacatacacacatttacaaatgtatgtatgtatgtgtaaatgactaaaaatataaattatttgtagGAAACTATtccattttgattttcttttaatttggttttgttgtttttttttgttcataataACATTGAGATATaccttttatatatatgtagaaaTCTCATTCGATCCATTTATAAATTTCCAAATGAATACAATACACTAATATTCAGGTCATAACACCCTATTTCGATATCTAAAAAACAGTTTTGCAATTTCAAAGTACTGGTGGTATAGTTCGTGCTTttgaatgttttctttttttgctttgattCAGTGGAAGTAGTAGTTACTAGTAGGTAGGTAAGTAGTAGTTACtagttactattttttttttttacaaagttacGTTACTTTGTCAAGATTGCAGAAATTTAGATGTACAAAGGCTGACTTCGGATAGGTGCCTGCAGTCATAAGGATAGTAGAAATAGACAGATCTAAAATATTACACAGTGAGAATGGAGTGGAGTGCTTCTTTCCATGGTCAAAGATAACTGATTTgtggcaaattttcatcatttgggaaaattttgattttctgttTCCATCCGAAAAAATAAACGCGGCTGAGGCATGCCGTGAGTTGTATGAACATTTCAAATTTCGAGGTCCGGAATAGCGGTGAAAGATagaaatttttcgaatattcGTAATTGGAGGATTCATATTTGGAGGCACTTCTTGTTGAACACGCGCGCTAAATACCTCACTAGCGCAATTAATGTGTTGAAGCTgagcactaaaagaaaaaaacgcctACAGTACCAGGAGgaacacaacaaagttatccTCCATTATAATAACACTCGACCTAATATCGCAAAAGGGATGAAGACATACTCAGAAACATAATTAATGAGAGATCATAGCTCATCTGCAGTACGCTCAAGGCGTTACTTCTTCCAGCTATCATTTACTTCTAACGATGGTATATAGTACGCTTTGGCTGATCAGCATTTTTACTCTTATGAAGAAATGGATCGATTGATACATCACCTCAAAAGACGACGAGCTGCTTTTTGTGTGCGGAATTGATGAGCTACCAAAGGGCTCGAAAAAATTAATGGCAAACGACAGATAATATTTCCAACGGCGAACATGGgccaccgccgtagccgaatggattggtgcgtgactaccattcggaagtgcataggttcgaatcacTGTGCATGAAATACGAATATGAAGCAAATTTGTGCACGGAATAATAATTATTCATACagaaatttattcatattatatAAAGTTGCGATAGATTTAACTACACTGGttcacaaataattaaatttgattgTGCACAAGAACGCCACCATACATTTTTGAAGGGTATCACTTATAAttgagaaggtgtggccaacatcagaccgttaatcggTTTTTAGCGATTTAGAAGGAATCAGCAGATTTGTTCACTTGTTCATTTAAAAGAGGATGTGACGGCAGTTCGTTTATGACCAAACTGAGATTGTGTCGGTGATATACCCGCGGGGGCAGCTCAAATctgttaggttgccacatctgcgATTAATATTCCTACTTAAATTGTATCgctattgcttgacatttgtaaaagttacgccattTTGGGTAAAAATACCTCTGCACCATCGAGGATTACGAATGTAGGCGGCCGTCAACATCGAAACCTGATGAAAAAAAGGTttatcaataaccgcaaattaaatATCAGAGAGCTGGCACAGGATTTAGACATTGCTTATGTATCggttcaggacattgtagttatTGATTTGCGTTTGCGCCGCGTTGCTGTAAAGTTTGTCTCAAAGGACGTGAATTTAATACAAAGAAGGGATCGCGCTGATATCGTCAAAGGCATTATTTCCAAAACGGTCATCAGGCGAATGAGTAAAGATATTGAAGACCAAAAAGCCATGTCGTGttctgtcaaaaaagaaagggATGCTTACGGAGTTACAACGCTTGCGGATTACAAcagtacaccacgaattttcaCCAGAAgctcagacagttaataaggactattatttgagcGCACGAcgagcaattcgccaaaaaagaaagggtttgtgggaaaacaactcatgGATCGTATATGTACCAATATTCGAATGAATTTTTTCACGACCGATAGACCaataacgaaacgaataccatccaacagttCTCGGATTCACCTGATATGACTCCTTACGATTTTTTTCTGATCGAGTGAAAAAATCTGTACGGGAAACACATTTCAACAGCCTAAAGGTAGTAATGGGAAAATCGGAAACAGGTCTGGTGACTACACCGAAAATACGGTTCCAGAAACGTTtcaagagctggatcaaacgctagcATAagagcgttgcagttgatggggaataCTTTGatggcgataatatcacttttgaggaacaaacttttattttgaaatttctaaatatacatacatattccgAGAAccttttgatcaaggtggtatgtgtatatactatatgtaagtacatacattgggactcgaaaatattaaaattcttgTTGTGTAAGTATTATGTGAATACATGATTTCTTTTTGATATCTTCTTTTGTTGAGGGTCTCCTCCAGTCTTATAGACTGATTAAGCTGTGCATAATTCCCTGATTATCATCTCATTAAGTCTTAGAGCAATACAACTAATCAGAATTCTGAGCGCATATACAGTTTGTAAGTGCACACCGTGTCTACTATTCGTTTCATAAGCTCGATATGAATTGCAGAGTAATGCAGCCAAGTTAAGTTCAAGCAAAAAATGTGTCTAATTGATCGTTTATGTGAACTTGTTTGGTCCTGTAATACTAGCAGACTTAATCACTGATTCGAGTTCCATTAAAGAACAAGAGGTTATCATTAATTTCAAAAGCTCGATGAGCATTGTAGGCTAATGCAACTACTAAAGCTCGAACTGTGTTTAATTCATAATTTCTCAAACATTTTTGGCCGAATGGTACTGGCCTCCGAGTCACTCTATCTGCTGATCACAATTAAGCATAATTGAACTCGAATGAATCACTGatat is from Anastrepha ludens isolate Willacy chromosome 4, idAnaLude1.1, whole genome shotgun sequence and encodes:
- the LOC128862500 gene encoding uncharacterized protein LOC128862500; its protein translation is MGCASSTPMIATAGSDMLKAATHVASDAAKGAENAVEEVADSVGKTLDSAKETVGTAVTGIAHDLSNVFTEKSGELDTAKKQLLEHLHLGGAAETLEHTSETTGNQLDTKALEAAARAPTPPPDLDSLKTSTPEPEIERAMANSHEDTPPTPKPTIAELEKLTAEVKQTSQTTAAAAATATAVAEGIGEAKHAPAEASAAATEPAVDMVAWLAAEKRPGTTEWEKHADNLSKKHRVNEFKGGGKFRRFGPPMPPLNYIKPTENMKRALLEDDSCNSDAYYTSHSSPTNSDSPKLRRARLPINGVLATNVRRMQREFATFVSNRRSKASALRSLTVSPTFGGRFDYNSQRTRIISPTPSLMGYYRSGYSSPVVVNPELLNSRTLKMKIGLASPPLTSPPSNTGRTSSVTALSKSPLANNVITQPKLKSTKAFAPLRGETVGHSRIFGQTRTGSPVNRRVFAKKSGVLPHVEKARGLYARSGSPLRTRTLIQGKVEAATKAKPATQKAATIKLEREASVKKRKESITEGVPANGFSLSKALSPIKMAAEMHSLPHSKSEEQKSATIAHSLLEVVEQAVDLNAREKEVAKIASEKHVRDDITLKESKKVETMNDEGENEKKEYNESKKSNKLQKSPHKEHLKGNQSIKKSNKRAVGTSGTKKITENNDANSNTGSSHSKKGTPSPGRNSKNRDETLSSQKDVWPVATSNTQASNENNILTSSVSSSHSSTQTLSLRRNSKNLDETLTSKYEFNKKSSVWAGGTRNENSTAYSSASSDRSKKQTSSSKRNPKVLKSAESKETGDSKKHTTNEEGVSQKIISPRSITSLNKTRNLAIEGRFSMSPTKRETPNYANNSGQHNHWTHSSQENTEQSRKNSPMNINIRQDNSKNLENLSPIPKQKHNLKNEHYKDEVQSMRNNSTLQNDTKAKQKSNSNNRSHSSLSQNNWISSSRRNSKVELSNVGNRSENHEDISTIKRKSPSPRKHNKSSTYLVKDITAATMKNDENKLDVGKTKKLNTHINCGKNHSSNNTGDNNGPHVNSEYGNETTSKAGNNILSSGTISDSKQERLNHAGQGKVNRNISDDIKMIQCQNQEQNVTEHKLQRSTNSANNQADNDNERNNHVINGQGESNANNLTHQQIVTPTNKSTKTTDQTNSPSHNSLNSSPSKSSKSSTSIVIGTNLSTPVTEDNCEEPLSDQLSAALAQLEQFNESIDENIFSRNSCSVEEKSQADLYESSCTDPENRSRTDWEDTMNTDMNTSSLSIGDTYSSTSSVEDLLNALSPQTAYLNLGRSTTMMTLRSTTPIFSASCSFRSTPRGSPNRRSHKNYSTCSGYQMDKVPFVDEFSSVARSRLPQLPVSPYKVRARCAVCYNKYVIK